The following are encoded together in the Plasmodium brasilianum strain Bolivian I chromosome 10, whole genome shotgun sequence genome:
- a CDS encoding zinc finger protein yields MSGKMTYNPLVTDINILDNNLTQIFRDSEEWLTLEYFLQMNARTSRVKLVQAWHVSPAHVINKFEKRNSDKLVLKSFIDASALDMDNTIQDICTRGFSISKRGLKLSVGNFNIPGFPLTSLLKGNVFNDSDELVFEQNEMNRGKKSLKKIIEHNETVLLSGERGVFEFLLCDVGVGLSLSVNENEVSTYNRDTLPIVYDSLFIKKKKDKALDDSLTIHYKSRENENNEISKNGEYNERNKHFQSMQNGPNSQNHQNNENCKDINLALGGAIMPSYGVLPYYTFHHEYVIYDSSQLLPRYLIQFECDPCADEHFSLPLCDYCGNAPSIFYCESDEVKLCEKCDMIIHSQNKLVKKHIRKTLNEAEKLPGKCRVHLYNDVNMFCTICHIPICNLCISSHAHTDLSSENFFNLNNNTDTIISLNMAYQAIVQHSSKPSNLIKQRKKNLNDMLSKIDKLHEQVMLNINDAEKNVYTILEDLVKQLHIATDKKMCSVLSEEYELKRQFNEIMWNENFIYFLQTILPPADFMNAWLKHCLCREDIEKNSQHSEKMHSLIFPDMRIKGNINVVTEGSIEHEMMYHSGESLCVPMESKEERKDIR; encoded by the exons ATGAGTGGTAAGATGACATATAACCCCCTAGTAACAGATATCAATATTTTAGACAACAACTTAACTCAAATATTTAGGGACTCAGAAGAATGGCTTACACTAGAATATTTTCTGCAAATGAATGCCAGAACTTCTCGAGTGAAGTTGGTGCAAGCATGGCATGTATCACCTGCACATgtcataaataaatttgaaaaacgGAACTCAGATAAGCtagttttaaaaagttttattgATGCATCAGCATTAGATATGGACAACACCATTCAGGATATTTGCACGAGGGGATTTTCCATCTCAAAAAGGGGCCTCAAATTGTCTGTTGGGAATTTTAA CATACCGGGATTCCCGCTGACATCACTGCTAAAAGGAAACGTGTTCAATGATTCTGATGAACTTGTAtttgaacaaaatgaaatgaatagAGGGAAAAagtcattaaaaaaaattatagaacaTAATGAAACTGTTTTGTTATCAGGAGAAAGGGGAGTCTTTGAATTTCTTTTATGTGATGTAGGTGTAGGTTTGTCTTTATCTGTGAACGAGAATGAGGTTTCCACATATAATAGGGACACATTACCTATTGTATATGACagcttatttataaaaaaaaaaaaagacaaggCATTAGATGATTCGTTGACTATTCATTACAAAAGCagagaaaatgaaaacaatgaAATTAGTAAAAATGGCGAATATAACGAAAGGAATAAACACTTCCAGAGTATGCAAAATGGTCCAAATAGTCAAAATCATCAAAATAACGAAAACTGTAAAGATATCAACTTAGCTTTAGGAGGTGCCATTATGCCATCCTATGGGGTATTACCTTATTATACATTCCATCATGAGTATGTTATTTATGATAGCTCACAACTCTTACCTCGTTACTTGATTCAATTTGAATGTGACCCATGTGCAGATGAACACTTCTCTCTTCCTCTGTGTGATTACTGTGGAAATGCTCCTTCGATATTTTATTGCGAATCAGATGAAGTAAAGTTATGCGAAAAGTGCGATATGATTATACATTCTCAAAATAAACTagttaaaaaacatataaggAAAACATTAAATGAAGCAGAAAAACTTCCTGGAAAATGCAGAGTTCATTTGTATAATGatgtaaatatgttttgTACAATTTGTCATATTCCTATATGTAATTTATGCATTAGTAGCCATGCACATACAGATTTATCAAGTGAgaatttctttaatttaaataacaaTACAGATactattatttcattaaatatggCATATCAAGCTATAGTACAACATAGCAGTAAACCATCAAATCTTattaaacaaagaaaaaaaaatttaaatgatatgCTAAGCAAAATTGATAAATTACATGAACAAGTCATGTTAAACATTAACGATgcagaaaaaaatgtttataccATACTTGAAGACTTAGTAAAACAATTACATATAGCAacagataaaaaaatgtgttcAGTTTTAAGTGAGgaatatgaattaaaaagacaatttaatgaaattatgtggaatgaaaattttatatatttcttacaAACAATTCTCCCACCTGCTGATTTCATGAATGCATGGTTAAAACATTGCCTGTGCAGGGAGgacattgaaaaaaattccCAGCACTCGGAAAAAATGCACTCGTTAATATTTCCGGACATGCGTATAAAAGGAAACATAAATGTTGTTACAGAAGGTTCGATAGAGCACGAAATGATGTATCACTCGGGTGAAAGTTTATGCGTCCCGATGGAAAGCAAGGAAGAAAGGAAAGACATAAGATAA